The Mycolicibacterium insubricum DNA segment CCCCGGCGTCACCGCCGAGCAGGTCGCCGAGAACACCGCCTTCGAGGTGGCCGGACTGGACGCGGCCGCGGTGACCCGGGAGCCGACCGCCGCCGAACTCGAGCTGCTGCAGCAGATCGACCCGTTGGGATTGCGGGCCAAAGAGGTCCGGGCGTGAGCACGCTGAAGACCGCGCTGACCGAGCTCGTCGGGATCACCCATCCCGTCGTGCAGACCGGGATGGGCTGGGTGGCCGGGGCGCGGCTGGTGGCGGCGACGTCCAACGCCGGTGGTCTGGGCATCCTCGCGTCGGCGACCATGACGCTCGACGAGCTCGCCACCGCCGTCACCAAGGTCAAGGCTGCCACCGACAAGCCGTTCGGCATCAACATTCGGGCCGACGCGGGCGACGCGAACGACCGCGTCGATCTGCTGATCCGCGAGGGAGTCAAGGTCGCGTCGTTCGCCCTGGCCCCCAAGCCCGACCTGATCGCCAGGCTGAAAGAGGCGGGCGTGGTGGTGATCCCGTCGGTCGGCGCCGCCAAGCACGCCAAGAAGGTGGCCGGCTGGGGCGCGGATGCGGTGATCGTCCAGGGCGGTGAGGGCGGTGGGCATACCGGCCCGATCGCGACCACGCTGCTGCTGCCGTCGGTGCTCGACGCCGTCGCCGGCACCGGGATGCCGGTGATCGCCGCGGGCGGGTTCTTCGACGGCCGCGGTCTGGCCGCGGCGCTGTCCTACGGTGCCGCCGGCGTCGCGATGGGCACCCGGTTCCTGTTGACCGCGGACTCGACCGTGCCCGACGAGGTCAAGCAGCGCTACCTGGCGGCCGCCCTCGACGGCACCGTGGTGTCCACCCGGGTCGACGGCATGCCGCACCGGGTATTGCGCACCGGGCTGGTGGAAAAGCTGGAAAGCGGTTCGCGGTTGCGCGGTTTCGCCGCCGCGGTGGGCAACGCGCAGAAGTTCAAGAAGCTGTCCGGCATGACCTGGGCGTCGATGGCCAAAGACGGCCTGGCCATGCGGCACGGCAAGGAGCTGACCTGGTCGCAGGTGGTGATGGCGGCCAACACCCCGATGCTGCTCAAGGCCGGTCTGGTCGACGGCAACACCGAGGCCGGCGTGCTGGCATCCGGTCAGGTGGCCGGCATCCTCGACGACCTGCCGTCGTGCGCCGAGCTCGTCCCGGCGATCGTCGCCGAGGCCGTCGAGCACCTGCGCACCGCGGCCGGGTTCATCACCGACTGACCAAAGGTCAGTGCCCCGGCAACTCGAAGTGCTGGTAGTCCTTCGGACTGCGCCAGTCTCCACCCCAGGTCCAACCTCGGTCGGTGAAGGCGCGCACCGCGGGGTCCCCGGCGTGCAGCATGCCCGGGTCCTTGCGGGTCCGGTCCAGGTAGGGCTCGGCGTTGCTCGGCTCATAGGAGCCACCGAGATTCACCATCGGATTGATCAGCGGGTTGATGTCGACGGCTCGGCCGTAGGCGTGCTGGGACCAGCTGCGGGACCCGGGGATTCCGCGGCAGTTGAACGCCGAGGTGTTGTCGGCCTCCATGGACAGTTCGTCGTCGGCACCCGGATAGTGTTGTGCGGGCTCCATCTTGGTGATCGGGAAGGCCATCTCGCGCAGCCTGCCGAAGATCTGCTGGACCTGATCGACGATGTCCCGGTGCACGATCAGGTAACCGCGCTGCGACTGCCCCTTGGGGTCGATGTAGTCGATCTCGACACGGCGCAGCTGATCGGGGCCGACCGGGCACCCGGGGCGCCAGCTGTCGCCGAGTTCGGCGGCGGTCACCGTAGACACCCGTGGCGGCGGCGTCGAGGTGACCACCGTCTCGGCCGCGGCCGGTGCCGAGGACGCGGCGGAGTCGCCGGGCTCGGAGTTCCCCGAGCACTGGGTCAGACACGCCACCGTCGCCAGCGCCGCCAGCGCCCGCCCGATCCGGGCACCGGCCCCCGCCGCATGTGTGTTCACCGAAAGAATGTAACGCGCCGTGGATTTCCCACCGATCTCGGCGAAACCCGGCGTCGGGTCGCGGGGCGTTCCTAGACTCACCACAAAACGACGACTCGCCAGCAACCGAGCCGGTGGACGGGAGCCAATCTGTGAAGACCAATGCCGCCATCCTGTGGGAGTTCGGGGGCGACTGGTCGGTCGAGGAGATCGACCTCGACCCGCCGCAGGAGGGAGAGGTGCTGGTCTCCTGGGAGGCGACCGGGCTGTGCCACTCCGACGAGCACATCCGCACCGGCGACCTCCCGACACCGCTGCCCATCATCGGCGGGCATGAGGGCGCCGGCACCGTGCTCGAGGTCGGTCCCGGGGTCCGGGATCTTGCCCCCGGCGACCGGGTGGTCGCCTCGTTCCTGCCGGCCTGCGGCCGCTGCCGGTTCTGCTCGACCGGTCACCAGAACCTTTGTGATCTGGGCGCTTTCATCATGGGCGGCACCCAACTCGACCATACCTACCGGCGTCGGGCACGCGGCCAGAACATCGGTGCGATGGCGCTGGTCGGGACGTTCTCGGAATACGGCACGGTACCCGAAGCGTCGATCGTTAAGATCGACGACGACCTTCCGCTCTCCCGGGCCTGCCTGCTGGGCTGCGGGGTCACCACCGGGTGGGGCTCGGCGGTCAACACCGCCGACGTGGCCCCCGGGGACACCGTGGTGGTGATCGGCCTGGGCGGGATCGGCAGCGGCGCCGTGCAGGGTGCGCGGTTGGCCGGGGCCGAGAAGATCGTCGTCGTCGAACCGGTGGCGACCAAGCGCGAGCTGGCATTCCTGTTCGGCGCCACCCATTTCGTGGCCTCGATGCCCGAGGCGACGGCACTGGTCGCCGACCTGACCAGGGGCGTGATGGCCGACTCGGCGATCCTGACCGTCGGACTGCTGGAGGGTTCGATGGTCGAGGAGGCCGCCAATATCGTCCGCAAGGGCGGCGCCGTCGTGATGACCGCGCTCGGCCGGCTCGACGACGCCGCCCTGACGCTGAACATGGCGATGTTCACGCTGTTCCAGAAGCGGCTGCTCGGCAGTCTGTACGGCGAGGCCAATCCGCGCGCCGACATCCCCCGCCTGCTGAGCCTCTATCGGGACGGCAAGCTGCTGCTCGACGAGACCGTCACGCACGAGTACACGCTGGCCGAGGTCAACCAGGGCTACGCGGACATGCGCGCCGGCCGCAACATTCGCGGCGTGGTGCTACTGGAGCACTGACCGGGTCAGAGGCGTTCGATGATGGTGACGTTGGCGGTGCCGCCACCCTCGCACATGGTCTGCAGGCCGTAGCGGCCGCCGGTGCGCTCCAGGGTGTTGAGCATGGTGGCGAACAGCTTGGCACCGGTGGCACCGAGCGGATGGCCCAGCGCGATGGCGCCGCCGGAGGGGTTGACCTTGGCCGGGTCGGCGCCGGTCTCGGCCAGCCAGGCCATCACCACCGGGGCGAACGCCTCGTTGATCTCGACGGTGTCGATGTCCTCGATCGACAGCCCCGTCTTGTCCAGGGCGTAGCGGGTGGCCGGGATCGGTCCGGTCAGCATCAGCACCGGGTCGGCGCCGCGGGCGCTGATGTGGTGGATGCGAGCCCGGGGCTTCAACCCGTGATCCTTGACGGCCTGCTCGCTGGCCAGCAGCACCGCCGAGGCGCCGTCGGAGATCTGACTGGCCATCGCGGCGGTCAGCCGGCCGCCGTCGACCAGGGTCTTGAGCCCGGCCATCTTCTCCAGGCTGGATTCCCGCGGCCCCTCGTCGACCCGGAACGGGCCGTCCTCGGTCTCGATGGTGATGATCTCGTTGTCGAAGTTGCCGGCTTTGATCGCGGCGAACGCACGGTTATGGCTCTGCAGCGCAAAGCGTTCCATGTCCTCACGGGACAGGTTCCACCGCTCGGCGATCATCTCCGAGCCGCGGAACTGCGAAATCTCCTGGTCACCATAGCGTTTGAGCCACTCGCGGGACTCGTTGGTGGGCGAGGTGAAGCCGAACTGCTCGCCGAGGACCATCGCCGAGCTGATCGGGATCTGGCTCATGTTCTGCATGCCGCCGGCGACGATCAGGTCGGCGGTACCGGACATAATGGCCTGGGCGCCAAAGGAAATCGCCTGCTGGCTGGAGCCGCACTGGCGGTCGACGGTGACACCGGGGACCGCCTCGGAGTAGCCGGCCGCGAGCCAGGACAGCCGGCCGATGTTGCCGGCCTGCCCGCCGATGGCGTCCACGCAACCGGCCACCACGTCGTCGACGGCGTCCGGGTCGACGCCGACGCGGTCGATCAGACCGCGCCAGGCGTAGGCGCCCAGGTCCACCGGGTGAATGCCGGACAGCGCACCGCCGCGCTTGCCGACGGCGGTCCGAACGGCATCGATCACATACGCTTGCCCCATCACAACTCCCTATTTCTCGGCTCCACTCGGCGCGATACCGCCGAGGACGATCTGCAGGTAATGGCGGCCGACCTGCTCGGCGTTCAGCGGCCCGCCCGGGCGATACCAGCGCACCGAGACCCACGTCGTGTCCCGGATGAACCGGTAGACCAGGTCGACGTCGATATCGGTGCGGAACACCCCGGCGTCGACGCCCTCGCGAAGCACCTCGAGCCACATCTGCCGCTGCTCGCGGTTGCGCTCGTCGAGGAACTCGAAGCGCGGCTGGCTGGAGACCCGTTTGGCCTCGTCCTGGTAGATGACCACCTGGGCGTGCCGGTGTTCGATGGCCTCGAAGGAGACCATGAACAGCCCGCGGAACCGGGCCAGCGGATCAGGTTCGGTGTCGATCACCTCGCGGTAGCGGGCGAACAGCCAGTCCAGGAAGCTGCGCAGCACCTCCTCGACCATCTGCTCCTTGGAGGAAAAGTGGTGGTAGAGGCTGCCGGAGAGGATCCCGGCGGCGTCGGCGATGTCGCGAACCGTCGTCGCCTTCAGTCCGCGCTCGGCGAACATCTGCGCGGAGAGCTCCAAGAGCTCATCGCGCCGGCTGGGCGGTTCTCTGTCCACTCGGCCAGCGTATCAACCAAGCGCTTGCTCGGTACAGCCGGACTACAGCGCGGGCTACAGCGCGCCGCACTTCCGGCGGACCACGGTGCCCCTCCCGCCGGGGAGCGCCGGCAGGCGTGGTTAGAGCGCTCCGAAGCTGGAGGTGACCCAACGCAGCGGGTCCGCGCAGCGGAACGGCGCGATGCCCTTGTGGTTGAGCCGGTTGCCGACGGGTGGCTGGCCCAACGCCGACACCACGAAGAAGCGGTGCGGCAGGTGGACGCCGCTGGCCGGGTTCTCCACCGCAGCCAGGATCGAACCGCCGTGCAGCCGCTGCAGCAGACTGCGGACCTCTTCGTGCAGCAGGGCACCGTCGGCGTCGTCGTAGGTCTTCGACGAGGAACTGTCCCGCATGAACGCGGCGCCCGGGTTCGACATCACCCGGCTCCACGCCGAGCCCTGCACGTCGGCCAGCACCCGCAGCGCGTCGAACTTGGACAGGATCACCGCCAGCCGGGGCCGGCCGTCGCCGACCGCCAGCAGCAGGTTCGACAGCACCGACCGCGGGTCGCCGCCGCTGAACGACTGCGGCGGCAACAGGTCGTGCAGCTGTTCCCGGATCATGTCCACCCGCAGCGGGTCGAACATGAAGAACAGGGCGTCGGCGTTGCGGAAGAAGTGGAAGTGCGGCGCGTGCAGGTCACCGGCTTCCAGGTCCTCACCGGCGACGTCGCGCAGCACCACGAACCGGCGCAGCCCGTTCCAGGAGCCGATGCTGTAGACCAGCGGCTCGCGCTGGTACGACGCCTGGGTGTGCGACGCCGGGGTCGGCGGGATGAGGCCGCGCTGCTCGAACAGCGGCCGTTCGTAGATGGTGGCGTAGGCGTTGGCGGTGGCCGGAGTCGCCGGTTCCATCGACACCCCGAGTCGCTCGCAGAGCTGCTCCAACTGCTTGATCAGGACCGCGACGTAGAGGCTCTTACCGGTGGCGCGGGCACCGGCCATCGCGATGCAGATGGCCTGTCCGGAGCGCCAGCCGGTGGGCAGCACGAAGTGGCATACCGGGCAGATCTCGATCGCCGGACCGCCGAGCGCCTGGCTGGCCTCCATCGCCGACGACGGCAGCGGGCCGTGGTAGCCCGGCGGCCGCCGGACCTCGTGCATGGCGCCGATGTCGACCGGGGCGCCGTGATAGGCCGCGCCGACCCGGTCGGCGTAGCGGCGCTGCCCGGGCACATTCGGCGACACCGTCCACAGGTAGGCGTTGTCGTCGATGATCGAAAAGCAACGTGGGCACTTGGTGACCAGGCCGGGGATCATGTCAGTACTCGCAGTAGGGCGGCGGCGACCTTCTCCAGTTCGCCGGTGTTCTCGGTGAGGAAGCGGTCGATCGGCACGCCCTGCGGCGCCGGGACGAGCACCGGGCCGGCCGCCGCCAGCCGCGGGTCGTCGCCGATCCGCAACGCGGGAAACCGGCCGCCGGCGGCGAAGTCCCGGCCGTCGGTGATGGCCACGGTTCGGGGTCCGTCGGGGATCGCCGACCAGCGGGCACCCGCGGAGAAGCGCACCTGCGCGCGGCCGACGGCCTGTGCCAGCTCGGCCAGCGGCGCGGTGATGCCGACCGGTGCAGACCCGACCAGCACGGCGTCGACCTGGTTGATCCCGGCGACGTCGGCCACGCCGATGATCACGTCCACCGCGGCGGCGACGCTGCCGTCGGCAAAGGCCGGCAGCATCGACGCCGACGCGTCGACGGCGATCCGCAACGAGCCGCCGCGGCTGCGCTGGCGGGTGCCGCTGCCGCGGCGGGCGGCGGTGCGGGCCATATTGGCCAGCGGACCCAGCGGGGTGTCGGCCACCGCGCGCGCTTCGACCTCGATGACCGATCCGGCCGGGCTCAGACCCGCCAGTTCCATTGCGCCGGCGCCGGAAACGTCGACCGGCTCGAAGGTGACCTGCACCGGGTCGAGGTCGGACGTCGACTCCGGACCGATGCCCAGGTGCACGACGGTGCCGTGCGGAAACGCCGGGATGCCGGCCGGCTCTACGCCGACGGTGATCGGTCCGGAGACCGTCGGCAGGACCACCAGCTGGGCGTTGACCCGTACGATGTGCT contains these protein-coding regions:
- the ipdC gene encoding (3aS,4S,5R,7aS)-5-hydroxy-7a-methyl-1-oxo-octahydro-1H-indene-4-carboxyl-CoA dehydrogenase, whose product is MSTLKTALTELVGITHPVVQTGMGWVAGARLVAATSNAGGLGILASATMTLDELATAVTKVKAATDKPFGINIRADAGDANDRVDLLIREGVKVASFALAPKPDLIARLKEAGVVVIPSVGAAKHAKKVAGWGADAVIVQGGEGGGHTGPIATTLLLPSVLDAVAGTGMPVIAAGGFFDGRGLAAALSYGAAGVAMGTRFLLTADSTVPDEVKQRYLAAALDGTVVSTRVDGMPHRVLRTGLVEKLESGSRLRGFAAAVGNAQKFKKLSGMTWASMAKDGLAMRHGKELTWSQVVMAANTPMLLKAGLVDGNTEAGVLASGQVAGILDDLPSCAELVPAIVAEAVEHLRTAAGFITD
- a CDS encoding M15 family metallopeptidase; protein product: MNTHAAGAGARIGRALAALATVACLTQCSGNSEPGDSAASSAPAAAETVVTSTPPPRVSTVTAAELGDSWRPGCPVGPDQLRRVEIDYIDPKGQSQRGYLIVHRDIVDQVQQIFGRLREMAFPITKMEPAQHYPGADDELSMEADNTSAFNCRGIPGSRSWSQHAYGRAVDINPLINPMVNLGGSYEPSNAEPYLDRTRKDPGMLHAGDPAVRAFTDRGWTWGGDWRSPKDYQHFELPGH
- a CDS encoding NDMA-dependent alcohol dehydrogenase, with protein sequence MKTNAAILWEFGGDWSVEEIDLDPPQEGEVLVSWEATGLCHSDEHIRTGDLPTPLPIIGGHEGAGTVLEVGPGVRDLAPGDRVVASFLPACGRCRFCSTGHQNLCDLGAFIMGGTQLDHTYRRRARGQNIGAMALVGTFSEYGTVPEASIVKIDDDLPLSRACLLGCGVTTGWGSAVNTADVAPGDTVVVIGLGGIGSGAVQGARLAGAEKIVVVEPVATKRELAFLFGATHFVASMPEATALVADLTRGVMADSAILTVGLLEGSMVEEAANIVRKGGAVVMTALGRLDDAALTLNMAMFTLFQKRLLGSLYGEANPRADIPRLLSLYRDGKLLLDETVTHEYTLAEVNQGYADMRAGRNIRGVVLLEH
- the fadA6 gene encoding steroid 3-ketoacyl-CoA thiolase FadA6 — protein: MGQAYVIDAVRTAVGKRGGALSGIHPVDLGAYAWRGLIDRVGVDPDAVDDVVAGCVDAIGGQAGNIGRLSWLAAGYSEAVPGVTVDRQCGSSQQAISFGAQAIMSGTADLIVAGGMQNMSQIPISSAMVLGEQFGFTSPTNESREWLKRYGDQEISQFRGSEMIAERWNLSREDMERFALQSHNRAFAAIKAGNFDNEIITIETEDGPFRVDEGPRESSLEKMAGLKTLVDGGRLTAAMASQISDGASAVLLASEQAVKDHGLKPRARIHHISARGADPVLMLTGPIPATRYALDKTGLSIEDIDTVEINEAFAPVVMAWLAETGADPAKVNPSGGAIALGHPLGATGAKLFATMLNTLERTGGRYGLQTMCEGGGTANVTIIERL
- a CDS encoding TetR/AcrR family transcriptional regulator; translation: MDREPPSRRDELLELSAQMFAERGLKATTVRDIADAAGILSGSLYHHFSSKEQMVEEVLRSFLDWLFARYREVIDTEPDPLARFRGLFMVSFEAIEHRHAQVVIYQDEAKRVSSQPRFEFLDERNREQRQMWLEVLREGVDAGVFRTDIDVDLVYRFIRDTTWVSVRWYRPGGPLNAEQVGRHYLQIVLGGIAPSGAEK